A stretch of the Acanthopagrus latus isolate v.2019 chromosome 9, fAcaLat1.1, whole genome shotgun sequence genome encodes the following:
- the zmym2 gene encoding zinc finger MYM-type protein 2, producing MDGESEPNPVVAEEPGEQVEPMDATPSPQQQTTPPSEEAGEAVSMETEDGATKEGGTEDTDDDVVLVGEEAPQPSATTLSQDTPNTDCLEPAASGTTVDMSTAAMPSKTISSPASSSSSMVAAPPKPPTTAVEPIVIDDEEDSEQKDASPSSPAHPGGSSTPHSPGVLSSTEPDSEIRIASVTTLGSSGQKECSTVSASNTPPHPADIQADMNLMITSVTSLHGGAPSETGAGEGQAEENGLQISSAFSLNPDTPPGRPTASFNPGRGSGPMGQLVQNGDTGTHNRADSWISQSASVPRNQKQTGVDSPSPATSLPKPPGQSSSSTSSSGSQPQPRTVKVTCANCKKPLKKGQTAYQRKGSTHLFCSTTCLSAFSHKPAPKKSCTMCKKDITNMKGTIVAQVDSSESFQEFCSTGCLGAYENKQNPPKSGLKTKCTVCGKLTEIRHEVSFKTVTHKICSDTCFNVYRRANGLIMNCCEQCGDYLPSRATANHFLLVDGQQKRFCCQNCIREYKQAHSKLASCLTCKTLIKTGEVLHSLGAGGTMGSYCSVTCMNKGKLTTTSFLNTEPTCHFCKRNSLPQYQATLPEGNILNFCSSQCVTKFQNATLQTATNGQTPVSTTNNTVQLKCNYCRGTFSLKPETLEWEDKVYQFCSKACCEDYKKLHCIVTFCEYCQEEKTLHETVKFSGVKRPFCSEGCKLLYKQDFIRRLGLKCVSCNHCNQLCKRAVTRQLGGMTRDFCGETCAKKFNDWYFKAARCDCCKVQGNLTESVMWRAEMKHFCDQECLLKFYCQQNEPIMVTQKGPENTTLGFEMQGAKLGLVNQGTVAYAGGGLMRDVKNKAVLCKPLTLTKATYCKPHMQSKHLQTDVDDGVKREYIPVPIPVPVFIPVPMNMYSQVTPSPVSLPVPVPVPVFLPTTLQGAEQIIQSISELKNKVPSDPLEADLLSMAEMIAEEQKPEVKPVKVKKECKGEESSSSSSEEGEKEEEEEEDDKYEPDLDLEADFPQASEPVPALEGMDEDMGFSLPPVLTEEKEEPAESTPRPQPRKQGNKRLAVEESSEPVSSSSSHPTGKQSEGRSLPLKAHYGIHAWKRWALSSSDQSDDTKGKDRSKQAPAARTKSNLLSLSSEELNMALSRFVREVCRPSGERYSPDSILYLCLGIQQHLHARGRKDDLFSDPCYQQFGEELNKVLKDWQPSVLPDGSLWGRVEEQSLWSSRQLGEQSPTALLRSLVYLNTKYFGLRTVEQHLRLSFANVYGPDTVHPVTKETSVCIRVPSISQDHHVQTESRKRKRKSEDGDQDYESDNDSGGSTVRCPVKKHECDLYDLYRSKCPALLRERLDVFYVQPDPACSPDDPLWFSSTPLERRILESLLTRVLLVRDIYTDRQHLEDDGEEEDRGDAAGGE from the exons ATGGACGGGGAGTCAGAACCAAACCCTGTCGTAGCAGAAGAGCCAGGGGAGCAGGTGGAACCCATGGATGCCACTCCCTCCCCCCAGCAGCAGACCACGCCCCCCTCAGAGGAGGCCGGGGAGGCAgtttccatggaaacagaaGATGGAGCCACAAAGGAGGGTGGCACAGAggacactgatgatgatgtggttCTCGTTGGAGAGGAGGCACCCCAGCCTTCTGCCACAACACTTTCCCAAGACACACCCAACACAGACTGCCTCGAGCCAGCTGCTAGCGGGACAACTGTAGACATGTCCACAGCAGCAATGCCTTCAAAGACCATTAGTTCTCCTGCGTCTTCCAGCTCATCTATGGTGGCAGCACCGCCTAAACCTCCAACCACAGCAGTGGAGCCTATTGTCATTGATGACGAGGAGGACTCTGAACAGAAAGACGCTTCCCCCTCCTCACCAGCTCACCCTGGAGGCTCCTCCACCCCCCACTCGCCAGGTGTACTCAGCAGCACTGAGCCTGATTCAGAGATCAGGATCGCCAGTGTCACCACACTGGGCTCCAGTGGCCAGAAAGAATGCTCCACTGTTTCTGCATCAAATACTCCaccacatccagcagacatcCAGGCAGACATGAACCTGATGATAacctctgtgacatcactgcatgGTGGTGCGCCATCTGAAACAGGG GCAGGTGAAGGCCAGGCAGAGGAAAACGGTCTGCAGATCAGCAGTGCATTCAGCCTGAATCCTGACACCCCACCTGGTCGACCAACTGCCTCCTTCAACCCTGGGCGGGGCTCAGGCCCCATGGGCCAGCTGGTGCAGAATGGAGACACAGGGACTCACAACAGAGCAG aCTCGTGGATCTCCCAATCAGCTTCAGTCCCTCGCAACCAAAAACAGACAGGGGTCGACTCTCCGTCACCCGCCACTTCCCTGCCCAAACCTCCTGGCCAGTCTTCCTCATCTACTTCCTCCTCAGGCTCCCAGCCACAACCCAGGACAGTCAAG GTGACCTGTGCTAACTGTAAAAAGCCACTGAAGAAAGGACAAACAGCGTACCAGCGTAAGGGCTCCACACACCTGTTCTGCTCcaccacctgtctgtctgccttctcGCACAAACCCGCCCCCAAGAAGAGCTGCACCATGTGCAAAAA GGACATCACAAATATGAAGGGTACCATTGTGGCCCAGGTTGACTCCAGTGAGTCTTTCCAGGAGTTCTGCAGCACCGGCTGCCTGGGTGCATACGAAAACAAGCAAAACCCGCCCAAGTCGGGTCTCAAAACCAAATGTACTGTCTGCGGCAAGCTCACAGAG ATCCGGCACGAGGTTAGCTTTAAGACTGTGACCCATAAGATCTGCAGCGATACATGTTTCAACGTTTACCGCAGGGCCAACGGCTTGATCATGAACTGCTGTGAGCAGTGTGGCGACTACCTGCCCAGCCGAGCGACAGCCAACCACTTCCTGCTGGTCGATGGCCAACAAAAACGCTTCTGCTGCCAGAACTGCATCAGGGAGTACAAACAG GCACACAGTAAACTTGCAAGCTGCCTGACTTGCAAAACACTGATCAAAACAGGCGAGGTTCTCCACAGCCTCGGAGCGGGTGGCACCATGGGCTCCTACTGCTCCGTCACCTGCATGAATAAGGGCAAACTCACGACAACTTCCTTCCTCA acacagaGCCCACGTGTCACTTCTGTAAGAGGAATTCATTACCACAGTACCAGGCCACGCTGCCAGAGGGAAACATCCTCAACTTCTGCAGCTCACAGTGCGTTACCAAGTTCCAG AATGCTACTCTTCAAACAGCCACCAATGGTCAGACACCTGTCTCCACAACTAACAACACAGTCCAGCTGAAATGCAACTACTGTCGCGGAACATTCAGCTTGAAGCCCGAAACTCTGGAGTGGGAG GATAAGGTCTACCAGTTCTGTAGTAAGGCATGCTGTGAGGACTACAAGAAGCTCCACTGCATTGTGACGTTCTGTGAGTACTGCCAAGAGGAGAAGACGCTACATGAGACTGTTAAGTTCTCGGGGGTCAAGAGACCTTTCTGCAGCGAAG gctGTAAGCTGTTATATAAGCAGGATTTTATCAGGCGATTGGGTCTGAAGTGTGTAAGCTGCAACCACTGCAACCAGCTGTGTAAGAGAGCCGTGACCCGGCAGCTTGGCGGCATGACACGGGACTTCTGTGGCGAGACCTGTGCCAAAAAGTTTAACGACTGGTATTTCAAG GCAGCAAGGTGTGACTGCTGTAAGGTGCAAGGTAACCTGACAGAGTCTGTGATGTGGAGAGCTGAGATGAAGCATTTCTGTGATCAGGAGTGTCTGTTGAAGTTCTACTGCCAGCAGAATGAGCCCATCATGGTCACACAGAAAGGCCCTGAGAACACCACCCTAG GGTTTGAAATGCAGGGCGCCAAACTAGGG TTGGTGAACCAGGGTACTGTGGCATATGCAGGTGGAGGTTTAATGAGAGATGTCAAGAACAAGGCAGTGCTCTGCAAGCCGCTCACCCTGACCAAGGCGACATACTGCAAGCCACACATGCAGagcaaacatttacagacag ATGTAGACGATGGTGTGAAGAGGGAGTATATCCCTGTACCCATACCGGTGCCCGTTTTCATCCCCGTGCCAATGAATATGTATTCCCAGGTCACTCCTTCTCCAGTTTCTCTTCCTGTACCG GTCCCTGTGCCTGTGTTTCTGCCCACCACCCTGCAGGGGGCGGAGCAGATCATCCAGAGCATCAGTGAGCTAAAAAACAAAGTGCCCTCTGACCCACTAGAGGCCGACCTGCTCTCCATGGCTGAGATGAttgcagaggagcagaagcCAG AGGTAAAGCCggtgaaggtgaagaaggagTGTAAAGGGGAGGagtcctccagcagcagctctgaggagggggagaaggaggaagaggaggaggaggatgacaagTATGAGCCCGACCTGGACCTAGAGGCAGACTTCCCTCAAG CCTCGGAACCTGTTCCTGCCCTGGAGGGAATGGATGAAGACATGGGCTTCTCTCTACCTCCAGTcctgacagaggagaaggaggagccAGCGGAGTCAACACCTCGACCACAGCCCAGGAAACAA gGAAACAAGAGGCTGGCAGTCGAGGAGAGCTCCGAACCAgtctcgtcctcctcttcaCATCCAACAGGCAAACAGTCAGAAGGTCGATCGCTGCCTCTCAAAGCCCACTATGGTATCCATGCCTGGAAACGATGGGCACTGTCTTCTTCTGACCAGTCAGATGACACCAAAGGAAAGGACAGATCCAAACAAG CTCCTGCAGCCCGGACTAAAAGTAACCTGCTGTCGCTGAGTTCAGAGGAGCTGAACATGGCTCTGTCCCGGTTTGTCAGGGAGGTCTGCAGGCCAAGCGGGGAGCGCTACTCTCCAGACAGCATCCTCTACCTCTGTCTGGGCATCCAGCAG catCTCCACGCCAGAGGCCGCAAGGATGACCTGTTTAGTGACCCATGCTACCAGCAGTTTGGAGAGGAGCTTAACAAGGTCCTGAAGGACTGGCAACCCAGTGTGCTTCCTGATG GCTCGCTGTGGGGTCgggtggaggagcagagccTGTGGAGCAGCCGGCAGCTCGGGGAGCAGAGTCCCACCGCTCTGCTGCGCTCTCTGGTTTACCTAAACACCAAATACTTCGGCCTGCGCACCGTGGAGCAGCACCTCCGCCTCTCCTTCGCCAACGTCTATGGCCCTGACACCGTCCATCCTGTCACCAAGGAGACCAGCGTCTGCATCCGCGTGCCTTCCATTTCTCAGGATCACCATG TGCAAACAGAGTCGAGGAAGAGGAAGCGTAAGTCGGAGGACGGAGATCAGGACTATGAATCAGACAATGACTCAGGAGGCTCCACTGTACGCTGCCCGGTTAAGAAGCACGAGTGTGACCTATATGACCTCTACAGATCTAAGTG cccAGCGTTGTTACGGGAGCGCCTCGATGTCTTCTACGTTCAGCCGGATCCAGCGTGCAGTCCAGATGACCCGCTGTGGTTCAGCTCCACACCGCTGGAGCGACGGATCCTGGAGAGCCTCCTCACCAGAGTCCTCCTGGTCAGGGACatttacacagacagacagcacctGGAGGACGacggggaggaagaggacaggGGTGACGCAGCTGGGGGAGAGTAG